ACAAGATTTTCTAAAGTTAGTAATTTTGTTAATTCTCTTTTTGAAAACCCTAGTATTGCTAAGACTCCAAGCTCTTGACTACGTTTTTTTACAAAGAAATTATTGAAGTAAATTAAGAATACCACCAAAAATACAATCAAAAAAATCAATGACCCATTAGCGATAACTAGAGCTTGACCACTATCCCCAATTTTTTCTGTAATGATTTTATCTGAGATAAAATTTAGAAAAGCTATAAAAATACTTAATAAACCAATCGTAGCTAGAAAATAGATACGATATAACGAAAAATTTTTTTTAATGTTAGATTTTGTAATTGACCAAATCATATTACTCTCCTCTATCGGATAAAGCTTGACTAATTACATCGTAAAACGACTCTCCACAATCTTTTTTATCAATCTCCATGTGAAGTTTCCCATCTTTGAGGAGTATAACTCTGTCAGCATAAGAAGCTGATAAAACGTCATGAGTAACCATTAAAATAGTTACCTTTTCTGTTTTATTGATTTCACTCAAAATCATCATTGTTTCCTCAGAAGATTTCAAGTCAAGTGCTCCAGTTGGTTCGTCAGCAAAAATAATCTCTGGTTCTTTAATGATTGCTCTGATAATACTGACCCTCTGTCTTTGACCTCCAGAAAGTTGATACGGATATTTCTTCAACTGTTCATATAAATTAAATCTTTTTGCATAGCTATTTATCAAATCATCAATCTTTGAAGAATCAATATTTTTTAGAGACAAAGCAACAGAAATATTCTCCCTAATGGTTAGACTATCTAACAGCATATAATCTTGAAAAACAAAACCAATATCATTTTTTCTAAAATTAGTTGCCTCCTTATCAGAGAATGTGCTAATCTCTTTATCCGCACAATAAATATTCCCACTATCAATTTTATCAATAATTGAAGTAACATTTAAAAGCGTCGTTTTCCCACTACCGCTACGCCCCATGACAGCTACAAATTCTCCTTTTTCCACAATCAAATTGATATGGTCTAGAGCATAATTCAGTTGATTGGGATATTTTTTGCAAACATCTTTTAATACTAATTGTTTCATTTTACCTCTTCCTCCTGATATTTATTCATATACGAGTCATATAAGTCACAATAATCCTTATTATTTTTGTACAAATAATGATGGTTTCCATAGTCAATAATTTTGCCATTATCCATTATTAAAATCTTATCAGCTTTTTCAACTGTATTAAGTCTATGGGTAACCAAAACCCTCGTACAATGTAAAGCCTCAACATTTTTTTGGATTATTCTTTCAGTTTTTACATCTAAAGCTGATGTAGGTTCATCAAGAACTAAGATTCTAGGGGTAGTTACTAACTCTCTTGCTAGAGAAATTCGTTGTTTTTGCCCCCCAGATAGTGATGGATTGTCTCGAAAAAGTGGGGTATGAAACTTCATTGGCATACTCCTGATATCCTCATATAGTGATACCCTTTTACAGATTTCAATAACTTGTTTTTCTGTAACAGATTCTCTTCCTAGCAAAATGTTATACATCACATCCCCATCAAATATTGGAGAATCTTGAGGTACAAAAGCCGATATATTCCTAAAATCAGTTTTATCAATTTTAGAGAAGGTAATGTTCTGAGGAGATTGATAAAAACTGATAAGATTTGCCCTTTTCCCTCTCCCAATGCTTAATCGGTTTTTTCAAGACTATTTCAAGCAATTCACAAGTGAACTTCAATCTTTCATCGTTCAAAATAGTTATACTATCAAATAACGAGGTTGTATCTCCTAGATTTCCAATTAATGTCCCTACAGAATTATAGACGTTTCCTCTGGTATCCATTGAAAAGTAAGGAATATCACCATTCATCAAATCTTTAATTTCATTATCAACAATAAAATGTTCAATATGTTTTGTCTCATATAGTATCGAAAATAAATTCTTCCTCTTTTTTTCTGAGAAAAGATATTTTGGATTCGTAGAAGCTTGCAAAAATTTTCCATAGTCGGAAGTATTTCGAAATGGGACTCTGCTTTTCAATTCTGGAAAACCTTCTACTATTTCTTTAATCTTTGAACGTTGTGATAGAAGAAATATGTAGCACTCTCTAAATCCTGAAATGATCTCATTAGCATAGTCAAGAGGCTCTACCACTTTCCCATTTAATGTGGGAATATTGAACCCATCTTCTTGAAAATAGTCAACTTTTACTAACTTCATATCTCCACGATTTTTATTTATCAGTTCATATTTTCCTTTTTTTCTTTTTCCACCTTTTCCACTTATTCCAGAAACGTTAGGAGCGCTGTTTTTCTCAAATTGTACAGGAAATAAACCGTTTGAAAGTGATGTCTCATAAATTCTCTGATAGGTGTCTACAGTAATCCCTTCAAAATTCTGATTTTGTACATTCAACTTTCTTTGAAAAAATGTTTCAACGTCAATTAAATATAAATCTCCGCCTGAAACAATCACATTTTCCATATGTAAGTCCGTAATAGAAAATATTTCAGAAAATGCTGCTAAAACACCATACTTAAAGTAAATTTTCGCTACTTCATCTTTATTGGAACTTGTATAAGCTACACCAAGTTGCCAACAATAATCTGCTTTAACTAAGCTTTTAGGAAGACTGAATGAGGGTATATTACTAGATTTCAATAAACTAGTAAGTTCTAACAAGATACTGTGTGAATGATAACTTTTAGGCTTGTAGTAAACAGATTTCTCTTTAAACGCAATTTTAACGACTGTTTGCTTTTTAGAGTGACTGTCACCAAGTGAAAAGGCAACATTGCTTAGGGGCTCACTAATGTTAAAGCACGACTTTATCTCAGATAAGTCTTCTAAAAATCTATCAAATAATAAAGAATATGATTCCTCTATCAGTCCTACTTCTTTATTAATTTGTTTTAGCAAATACGGATACCTGTCAAAAAAATGATTTATTCCGTTTTCTTCTCTTATCTGCTGTATATACTGCTCATATGCCTCTGACTTATTTTCAATTTCCTTGGAAAAATGATTTATATCTAAAACTAGTGTTTTCATCGAAAGGAACATGATCGTTTCAAATAACTGATTTTCAAACTCACTATAAAATAACTTATGTGTCTTTTTCCTTAACACTTCACTGGTTTCTCTAATAGAAGTATCTAATATGTCATAGTCAAAAATTGAGTTAAAGTATTCGTAAAACTGATGTTGCTGATACTCTAACTTTAATTCATTTCTTTTTATCATTTTTTCCTACCACTACTTAAAAATCCTGCCTAGACTGAGTCTAAACAGGAAATTTTTAGTCTGCTTGTCCAGATTGTTTTAATTAACAACAAACAAATACTGAGTTCGGACAGTCATCAGTAATAGTTGCAAACCAACCGGAACCTTTTTTACCACCAGCTACTTCCATAAGTTCTTTTTCAGAAACTTCTTCGATAGCATTAGTCAAAATATCCTTTGAATTTTTCATAAAACTCATTCTCCTTTCTATCAGTATGTAGTGACTATTTTCTACACTTTTATTGTAAATAATACGTCTTCATTTTCAATGAGTAAAAAGTGCAAAAATGACTTTTTTCATATTTTTTAGTAAGATTTTTGAGATGTCACATAAGAGGTCACTTTATAACAAATAGCCCTCTGATATAAAAAACAAAACTCGTTCTTTACAGCTATTTTACAATCTAATCGCTTCTCGTTATAACATCAATCTCTAATCAGAAAATGGTTACTTTACTTATTTAATCAGGTCAGGAGTTTGAATGACAGAAGTCAAATATCTGAAAAAGGATGTTAAATAAAACTTTCAAAACCCATTTTCATCAACTAAAAACACTTATAACCCGATCTTACAACTAATGGATTACCATCAACAGCAAATAATACTATGCTTGAAAAATGTCAACATCATCTACTTTTTGTGACTATAATTCAGTAAACGAACATGACGTGTAAAAATGTATTAAAGAAGTATCTCAAAATCATTCAATCACTTGAGTTTCTGCTACTTTTTTATACCAGTAGGCACTCTTCTTAGGATAACGTTCTTGAGTTTCAAAATCAACATAGAAGAGACCGTAACGTTTTTCATAGCCATTTGACCATGAAAAGACATCCATCAGTGACCACATAAAGTATCCTTTAACATTTGCACCATCAGAAATAGCATCAGAAATAACTTCTAAGTGTTTTTTCACATAATCGATACGTCCACCATCATAGACAGTATTATCTACAAACTCATCTTTGTAGCCAAGACCATTCTCTGTAATGTAAATTTTCTTGTAATTAGGATAATCGGCTTTGACACGCATGATTTGATCATATAAGCCTTGTGGGAAGATAATCCAGTCCCAGTCCGTTTTTGGAACATCAACGGGTGCTTTTCTTCGACCAACACCCTTGATTTGGTATTTAGAGCTGCCTTTTTCACCCTTGCCATTGTGAATGATTTCAGTCTCACCATCAAAAGCTTGCATCCAATCACTCATATAGTAGTTAATACCAAGGAAATCATTCAAATCTTTTGCGGCGTCTAGTGCGGCAAAATCTTCTTCGCGAAGATCAAGTTCACCGCCATTCACCTCAAGGATATGGTTAACACCTTCCATTGTTTTATCTGAATACTTACCAAGATAAGTAGCATCAAGGATAAATTTATTATGGATGATATCTTCAAGTTCAGCTGCTCTAACATCATCAGGATTGTTAGCGTCAAATGGATACTTAGTTGGAAGTGCATGGACAACACCAATTTCACCTGAATAACCACTATCTTTAAAGAGTTTGACTGCACGAGCATGAGAGACCATCATGTTATGGTGTGATTGGAAAACTTTAGCAAGATCATATTGGATACCTGGAGGGAATTTACCAACTAAGTATTGGCCATCACCAATAGGCCCAATTTCGTTAAATGTTGTCCAATAGTTAACTTCTGAGAATTCTTTAAAACAAAATTCTGCATAATTTACAAAATGTTCAATGTTCTCACGATTGAGGAAGTCACCATCCGAGTGGAGAGCTTCTGGGGTATCAAAATGGTGAAGTGTAACAAAAGGCTCAACATGACGCTTATGACACTCTGCAAAAAGATTGTGGTAGTATTCTACTCCTTTAGGGTTAACTTCTCCTTTTCCTGTTGGAAAAATACGAGACCAGGCAATAGAGATACGGATGCCGTTGACACCAAATTCTTCACTAAGTTTCAAATCGACAGGGTAACGATTATAAAAATCACTTGCTGGCTCAGCTGTGTACCAATAGTTGTCTTCTAAGTATTTATCCCAAGCTACTGGTCCTTTACCATCTGTGTGGGTAGCGCCTTCAGCCTGGTAAGCAGCTGTAGCACCACCAAAAATAAAATCTTTAGGTAATGTTTTAGTCATCTCAGTTTCTCCTTGAATATCTTTCAAAAATAAAGTTCCCAAAACAATTTTTGTGTTTGAGAACTTTACGACATTTAAACTGTTTTCTTAATTTTCAAACTGTGCTTTTACAAAATCAAGAGCTCCTTGACCATCACGGGTCAATTTGATGTATTGAGCCCCTTCTGTTTTAGCTAATTTAATATCAAGTTTATCAGTTTCCACTTTCATATCTTCATAGTTAGAAGCTACTTGAGGTGCAAGGATAACAAGTTGATATTGTGGTAAAATCTCACGGTGAGCACCATAACTTCCTGCTGCTGCAGTGACAGGTGCACCATATTCTTTAGCTGCTTTATTCAAAGCATTTGCAAGCAAACCACTTGTACCACCACCGGCACAAAGAACGAGAACATTAGTTTGATCAGTGATTTCTTTGGTTTCTTTAGCTGCTGATTTTTCAAGAATAG
The genomic region above belongs to Streptococcus pyogenes and contains:
- a CDS encoding ABC transporter ATP-binding protein, with the translated sequence MKQLVLKDVCKKYPNQLNYALDHINLIVEKGEFVAVMGRSGSGKTTLLNVTSIIDKIDSGNIYCADKEISTFSDKEATNFRKNDIGFVFQDYMLLDSLTIRENISVALSLKNIDSSKIDDLINSYAKRFNLYEQLKKYPYQLSGGQRQRVSIIRAIIKEPEIIFADEPTGALDLKSSEETMMILSEINKTEKVTILMVTHDVLSASYADRVILLKDGKLHMEIDKKDCGESFYDVISQALSDRGE
- a CDS encoding ABC transporter ATP-binding protein, encoding MFDGDVMYNILLGRESVTEKQVIEICKRVSLYEDIRSMPMKFHTPLFRDNPSLSGGQKQRISLARELVTTPRILVLDEPTSALDVKTERIIQKNVEALHCTRVLVTHRLNTVEKADKILIMDNGKIIDYGNHHYLYKNNKDYCDLYDSYMNKYQEEEVK
- a CDS encoding DUF4135 domain-containing protein, which produces MIKRNELKLEYQQHQFYEYFNSIFDYDILDTSIRETSEVLRKKTHKLFYSEFENQLFETIMFLSMKTLVLDINHFSKEIENKSEAYEQYIQQIREENGINHFFDRYPYLLKQINKEVGLIEESYSLLFDRFLEDLSEIKSCFNISEPLSNVAFSLGDSHSKKQTVVKIAFKEKSVYYKPKSYHSHSILLELTSLLKSSNIPSFSLPKSLVKADYCWQLGVAYTSSNKDEVAKIYFKYGVLAAFSEIFSITDLHMENVIVSGGDLYLIDVETFFQRKLNVQNQNFEGITVDTYQRIYETSLSNGLFPVQFEKNSAPNVSGISGKGGKRKKGKYELINKNRGDMKLVKVDYFQEDGFNIPTLNGKVVEPLDYANEIISGFRECYIFLLSQRSKIKEIVEGFPELKSRVPFRNTSDYGKFLQASTNPKYLFSEKKRKNLFSILYETKHIEHFIVDNEIKDLMNGDIPYFSMDTRGNVYNSVGTLIGNLGDTTSLFDSITILNDERLKFTCELLEIVLKKPIKHWEREKGKSYQFLSISSEHYLL
- a CDS encoding type A2 lanthipeptide → MSFMKNSKDILTNAIEEVSEKELMEVAGGKKGSGWFATITDDCPNSVFVCC
- the lacG gene encoding 6-phospho-beta-galactosidase, whose product is MTKTLPKDFIFGGATAAYQAEGATHTDGKGPVAWDKYLEDNYWYTAEPASDFYNRYPVDLKLSEEFGVNGIRISIAWSRIFPTGKGEVNPKGVEYYHNLFAECHKRHVEPFVTLHHFDTPEALHSDGDFLNRENIEHFVNYAEFCFKEFSEVNYWTTFNEIGPIGDGQYLVGKFPPGIQYDLAKVFQSHHNMMVSHARAVKLFKDSGYSGEIGVVHALPTKYPFDANNPDDVRAAELEDIIHNKFILDATYLGKYSDKTMEGVNHILEVNGGELDLREEDFAALDAAKDLNDFLGINYYMSDWMQAFDGETEIIHNGKGEKGSSKYQIKGVGRRKAPVDVPKTDWDWIIFPQGLYDQIMRVKADYPNYKKIYITENGLGYKDEFVDNTVYDGGRIDYVKKHLEVISDAISDGANVKGYFMWSLMDVFSWSNGYEKRYGLFYVDFETQERYPKKSAYWYKKVAETQVIE